A region from the Gossypium hirsutum mitochondrion, complete genome genome encodes:
- the nad4 gene encoding NADH dehydrogenase subunit 4, translating into MLEHFCECYSDLSGPILCPVLGSITPLFIPNSRIRLIRLIGLCASFITFLYSPVPRIQFDPSTAKSQFVESLRWLPYENINFFLGIDGISLFFVILTTFLIPICILVGWSGMRSYGKEYITASLIREFLMIAVFRMLDLLLFYVFPESVPIPMFIIGVWGSRQRKIKAAYQFFLYTLLGSVFMLLAILLILLQTGTTDLQISLTTEFSERRQIFLWIASFASFAVKVPMVPVHIWLPEAHVEAPTAGSVILAGIPLKLGTYGFLRFSIPMFPEATLCFTPFIYTLSAIAIIYTSLTTSRQIDLKKIIAYSSVAHMNLVTIGMFSRANIQGIGGSIPPMLSHGLVSSALFLCVGVLYDRHKTRLVRYYGGLVSTMPNLSTIFFSFTLANMSSPGTSSFIGEFLILVGAFQRNSLVATLAALGMILGAAYSLWLYNRVVSGNLKPDFLHKFSDSNGREVSIFIPFLVGVVWMGVHPKVFPDCMHTSVSNLVQHGKFH; encoded by the exons ATGTTAGAACATTTCTGTGAATGCTATTCTGATCTAAGTGGTCCTATTCTGTGTCCCGTGCTAGGAAGCATTACTCCTCTTTTCATTCCAAATTCAAGAATACGACTGATACGATTGATTGGTCTGTGTGCCTCTTTTATTACTTTTTTGTATTCTCCTGTTCCTCGGATACAATTCGATCCTTCTACGGCCAAATCTCAATTTGTGGAAAGCCTTCGATGGCTTCCTTATGAAAACATCAATTTTTTTTTGGGTATAGACGGTATCTCTTTATTCTTCGTGATATTGACCACATTTCTGATCCCTATTTGCATTTTGGTGGGTTGGTCTGGTATGAGAAGTTATGGGAAAGAGTATATTACAGCATCTCTAATTCGTGAATTTCTAATGATCGCCGTGTTCCGCATGCTGGATCTTCTACTATTCTATGTTTTTCCCGAAAGCGTGCCAATCCCTATGTT TATTATAGGGGTATGGGGTTCGAGACAAAGAAAGATCAAGGCAGCATATCAGTTTTTCCTTTATACTTTACTTGGATCTGTTTTTATGCTATTAGCTATTCTGTTGATTCTTCTCCAAACAGGAACCACCGATTTACAAATATCATTAACCACAGAATTTAGTGAGCGGCGCCAAATCTTTCTATGGATTGCTTCTTTCGCCTCTTTCGCCGTCAAAGTGCCTATGGTACCTGTTCATATTTGGTTACCCGAAGCTCATGTAGAGGCACCTACGGCAGGATCCGTCATCTTGGCAGGAATTCCTTTAAAATTAGGAACCTACGGGTTTTTAAGATTTTCAATACCCATGTTTCCCGAAGCGACACTTTGTTTTACTCCTTTCATTTATACTTTAAGCGCGATTGCTATAATATATACTTCCTTGACCACTTCAAGACAGATCGATCTTAAGAAGATCATTGCTTACTCCTCAGTAGCCCATATGAATCTGGTGACTATTGGTATGTTTAGTCGGG CGAACATACAGGGAATTGGAGGTAGCATTCCACCGATGTTAAGTCATGGACTGGTTTCTTCAGCCCTTTTTCTATGTGTTGGTGTTCTATATGACCGACATAAGACTCGACTTGTTAGATATTACGGAGGTTTAGTGAGCACCATGCCGAATCTCTCTACCATTTTCTTTTCTTTTACTTTGGCCAATATGAGTTCACCTGGTACTAGCAGCTTTATCGGGGAATTTCTCATCTTAGTAGGAGCTTTCCAAAGAAATAGCTTAGTAGCCACATTAGCCGCGCTTGGGATGATTTTAGGCGCGGCGTATTCCCTTTGGCTATATAATCGTGTGGTTTCTGGAAATTTAAAACCCGATTTCCTCCATAAATTCTCCGATTCAAATGGCAGAGAAGTTTCTATATTTATACCTTTTCTTGTTGGAG